The following coding sequences lie in one Pseudomonadota bacterium genomic window:
- the tssF gene encoding type VI secretion system baseplate subunit TssF, whose protein sequence is MALLPRYYQTELSYLRDLVRDFGRRHPEVAHVVREGGDPATERLLQGTALLTARTRYRIEDDFPEVIGPLYEELWPQYLRAFPAATLLQLVARPGALRQNLPIASGTVVVGHEVTLPPDNRTIRCDFTTCGPLNVPPVELVAAQLDRAHPADLRLRLAFELSSGGVFDAAGLRALRLHLRGEPVARLTRYLWLTHQARGVSICDPAGRVCATLPASAISPVGFASGEALLPGTPPPLDGYRLLQEYFALIDKLIGVEFGRLDQVPPGALQRAFEIIVHLGPLPAPAIGAEVTDFALGCVPAINASAAEQVDLPVLPQTSQYPLTAPQGGEVFAVDAVGGYDPTHKAWVDYEPFVGSAGALQSGGRPCYQVLWRGDGVRGVRAYLLITDSFGRQLQPPSERLRLTLRYTNGDVPLRVGAGETLGAAPTTPQFVDVRNLTPIAGARELALGRDEQWDLLALFTMHPQDVSSINGLTQLLRRARDGRSPLGGLPEVRAVRSTTSSRLHRQAVVPMREVEVEVGAEAFVCEGHLWLFGQVLRLLFSARGPSPVFHRLTLRAAPDGPVFRYAPR, encoded by the coding sequence ATGGCGCTACTGCCCCGCTATTATCAGACGGAGCTGAGCTACCTGCGCGACCTCGTGCGCGACTTCGGTCGGCGCCACCCGGAGGTCGCGCACGTCGTGCGCGAGGGCGGCGACCCGGCCACCGAGCGCCTGCTCCAGGGCACGGCGCTGCTGACGGCCCGCACACGCTACCGCATCGAGGATGACTTCCCCGAGGTCATCGGCCCGCTCTACGAAGAGCTCTGGCCGCAGTATCTGCGCGCCTTCCCGGCCGCGACGCTGCTCCAGCTCGTCGCGCGGCCGGGCGCGCTGCGGCAGAACCTGCCGATCGCCAGCGGCACGGTCGTCGTCGGCCACGAGGTCACGCTACCGCCCGACAACCGCACGATCCGCTGCGACTTCACGACCTGTGGCCCGCTCAATGTCCCGCCGGTCGAGCTCGTGGCGGCGCAGCTCGACCGCGCGCATCCGGCCGACCTGCGCCTGCGCCTGGCCTTCGAGCTCTCCAGCGGGGGGGTCTTCGATGCCGCTGGCCTGAGGGCGCTGCGGCTCCACCTGCGTGGCGAGCCCGTCGCGCGCCTGACCCGTTACCTCTGGCTCACGCATCAGGCGCGCGGGGTGTCGATCTGCGACCCGGCCGGCCGTGTCTGCGCCACGCTGCCCGCCTCGGCCATCAGCCCCGTCGGCTTCGCCAGCGGCGAGGCCCTGCTGCCCGGCACGCCGCCACCGCTCGACGGCTACCGGCTGCTGCAGGAGTACTTCGCGCTGATCGACAAGCTGATCGGCGTCGAGTTTGGCAGGCTCGACCAGGTGCCACCCGGCGCGCTGCAGCGAGCCTTCGAGATCATCGTCCATCTCGGGCCACTGCCCGCGCCGGCGATCGGCGCGGAGGTGACGGACTTCGCGCTCGGCTGCGTCCCCGCGATCAATGCCTCGGCGGCCGAGCAAGTCGACCTGCCCGTGCTGCCCCAGACCAGCCAATACCCGCTGACGGCCCCGCAGGGCGGTGAGGTCTTCGCCGTCGACGCCGTCGGTGGCTACGACCCGACCCACAAGGCTTGGGTCGACTACGAGCCCTTCGTCGGCAGCGCCGGCGCGCTGCAATCGGGCGGTCGCCCCTGCTACCAGGTGCTCTGGCGCGGCGACGGCGTACGGGGCGTGCGCGCCTACCTGCTGATCACTGACAGCTTCGGCCGCCAGCTCCAACCGCCGAGCGAGCGCCTGCGCCTGACGCTGCGCTACACCAACGGCGACGTGCCGCTGCGCGTCGGCGCGGGCGAGACGCTGGGCGCGGCGCCGACCACGCCGCAGTTCGTCGACGTGCGCAATCTCACGCCGATCGCAGGCGCGCGCGAGCTGGCGCTCGGCCGCGACGAGCAATGGGACCTCCTGGCGCTCTTCACGATGCACCCGCAGGACGTCAGCAGCATCAACGGCCTGACGCAGCTCTTACGGCGGGCCCGCGACGGGCGCAGCCCCCTCGGCGGCCTGCCCGAGGTGCGCGCCGTGCGCTCGACCACGAGCAGCCGCCTGCACCGGCAAGCGGTGGTGCCGATGCGCGAGGTCGAGGTCGAGGTCGGCGCGGAGGCCTTTGTTTGCGAGGGGCACCTCTGGCTCTTCGGCCAGGTGCTACGCTTGCTCTTCAGCGCTCGCGGACCCTCGCCGGTCTTTCATCGCCTGACCTTGCGGGCGGCGCCCGATGGGCCGGTCTTTCGTTACGCACCGCGCTAA
- a CDS encoding protein phosphatase 2C domain-containing protein, producing MEDELFLISAGETDTGRRPANDDCILLDPELGLYAVFDGASARVGGRTAAELAAEAVRSTLAELSARQGLQLRAMGEQVCETAFQAAHRAILAAQASDPNLSGMTTTAVLVLHCGRELVVSHVGDSRAYLYRAPELRLLTRDHSLEHYLRDHPQVRPKVQRPGKTLVRALGLQSQELGASHTRIALELDDVLLLCSDGLTDSVPQWTMREMLVGAQLIGPADVATGMARAALSHGSMDNISVVLLRATDRPVDSPRTVQYDVAALASASHQQPVLLGWLTFLEGARRGEVLALEASTVIGAQPDCRVVLTEDYASGRHAELLRAEHGFVLRDMGSTNGTYVNNVRTERANLIDGDVIRIGRTAMVFKSHRLEP from the coding sequence GTGGAGGACGAGCTATTCCTGATCAGCGCGGGTGAAACCGACACCGGGCGCCGCCCGGCCAACGACGACTGCATCCTGCTCGACCCCGAGCTCGGGCTCTACGCCGTCTTCGATGGCGCCAGCGCGCGCGTCGGCGGGCGCACGGCGGCCGAGCTGGCCGCTGAGGCCGTGCGCTCGACGCTCGCCGAGCTCAGCGCTCGCCAGGGGCTGCAGCTCCGCGCGATGGGCGAGCAGGTCTGCGAAACGGCGTTTCAGGCCGCGCATCGGGCGATCCTCGCGGCGCAGGCCAGCGACCCGAATCTCTCAGGGATGACCACCACCGCGGTGCTGGTGCTGCACTGCGGGCGCGAGCTCGTCGTGTCGCACGTGGGCGATAGCCGCGCCTACCTCTACCGCGCGCCCGAGCTGCGCCTGCTGACGCGCGATCACTCGCTCGAGCACTACCTCAGGGACCATCCTCAGGTGCGGCCCAAGGTGCAGCGCCCGGGGAAGACCCTGGTCCGCGCGCTCGGGCTGCAGTCGCAGGAGCTGGGGGCGAGCCATACGCGCATCGCGCTCGAGCTCGACGATGTGCTGCTGCTCTGCAGCGACGGGCTGACCGATAGCGTGCCGCAGTGGACGATGCGCGAGATGCTGGTAGGGGCTCAGCTGATTGGTCCCGCGGACGTGGCGACGGGGATGGCGCGCGCCGCGCTCAGCCACGGCAGCATGGACAACATCAGCGTCGTGCTGCTGCGGGCCACCGACCGCCCGGTCGACTCGCCGCGCACCGTGCAATACGACGTGGCGGCGCTCGCCAGCGCCAGCCACCAGCAGCCCGTTCTGCTCGGCTGGTTGACCTTCCTCGAGGGAGCGCGGCGCGGTGAGGTGTTGGCGCTGGAGGCGAGCACGGTGATCGGCGCCCAGCCCGACTGCCGCGTGGTGCTGACGGAGGACTACGCCTCGGGCCGCCACGCCGAGCTGTTGCGCGCGGAGCATGGCTTTGTGCTGCGCGATATGGGCTCGACCAACGGCACCTACGTCAACAACGTGCGCACCGAGCGCGCCAACCTGATCGACGGCGACGTGATTCGCATCGGTCGCACGGCGATGGTCTTCAAGAGCCACCGGCTGGAGCCCTAG
- a CDS encoding FHA domain-containing protein yields MTRTPLSTASPLPLVLQLRLHNEVDGQTRELTFERWPVRIGRNSANELVLDHPYVSQWHAAIGVGAGGATITQVSSTNSVLVDGRKLAAGEEVTLTGTELVRVVPFSLQLRVVALPVVAAAQVPGSAPTPVVAGFAPGAMPGPPPPLGAPALGAATGALQLSALHVLDSLAQRLLGRSLDDPQQVLAFGARLDQLLDVFLRCLIALRRGQDQFRHMLDLRAIEAPGDELLQRGDDPEALGRSLFELGRDTVPALEQAFKSIMLHEVGLLNGMVAGLRHLLDRLSPETIRQEAGKSQRTLGPKQLWETFEAIHRDLAEEDNATFEAIFGRPFDRAYASLANDEPRR; encoded by the coding sequence ATGACTCGCACTCCCCTCTCCACCGCCAGTCCGCTGCCCCTGGTGCTGCAGCTTCGCCTGCATAACGAGGTGGACGGTCAGACGCGCGAGCTGACCTTCGAGCGCTGGCCGGTGCGCATCGGCCGCAACAGCGCCAATGAGCTCGTGCTCGATCATCCCTACGTGTCGCAATGGCATGCGGCGATCGGCGTCGGCGCGGGCGGTGCGACGATCACCCAGGTCAGCAGCACCAACAGCGTGCTCGTCGACGGGCGCAAGCTCGCGGCGGGCGAGGAGGTGACGCTGACCGGCACAGAGCTCGTGCGGGTCGTGCCCTTCTCGTTGCAGCTCCGCGTGGTGGCGCTGCCCGTCGTGGCGGCAGCCCAGGTTCCCGGCTCGGCGCCCACCCCGGTCGTCGCGGGCTTCGCGCCCGGGGCGATGCCCGGCCCGCCACCACCGCTTGGCGCGCCCGCCCTCGGGGCCGCGACCGGCGCGCTCCAGCTCAGCGCGCTCCACGTCCTCGACAGCCTGGCGCAGCGCCTGCTCGGCCGTTCGCTCGACGACCCGCAGCAAGTGCTGGCCTTCGGCGCCCGACTCGACCAGCTCCTCGACGTCTTCCTGCGCTGCCTGATCGCGTTGCGGCGCGGTCAGGACCAGTTCCGCCATATGCTCGACCTGCGGGCGATCGAGGCCCCTGGCGACGAGCTGCTGCAGCGCGGCGACGACCCCGAGGCGCTTGGCCGTTCGCTCTTCGAGCTCGGTCGCGATACCGTGCCGGCGCTGGAGCAGGCCTTCAAGAGCATCATGTTGCATGAGGTCGGCCTGCTCAACGGAATGGTCGCCGGCCTGCGCCATCTGCTCGATCGGCTGAGCCCCGAGACGATTCGTCAGGAGGCGGGCAAGAGCCAGCGCACGCTCGGCCCGAAGCAGCTTTGGGAGACCTTCGAAGCGATCCATCGCGACCTCGCCGAGGAGGATAACGCGACCTTCGAGGCGATCTTCGGCCGACCCTTCGATCGGGCCTACGCCTCGCTGGCGAACGACGAGCCGCGCCGCTGA
- the cysK gene encoding cysteine synthase A — translation MARIYDDNSLSIGHTPLVRLNRLTRGLPATVVGKIEGRNPAYSVKCRIGAAMIWAAERNGQLKPGSRDTTVVEPTSGNTGIALAYVCAARGYPLVLTMPETMSLERRRMLRAFGAELVLTEGAKGMPGAIAKAEEIVASDPQRHFMPQQFCNAANPNIHFQTTGPEIWDDTEGAIDVFVAGVGTGGTITGVGRYLKQRPRPVRLVAVEPEASPVLTALRQGETPRPGPHKIQGIGAGFKPEVLDLDLVDEIATVSNEESIETARRLHREEGITCGISCGAAVAAALRVAGRPESAGKLIVTVLPDAGERYLSSVLFENISI, via the coding sequence ATGGCTCGCATCTACGACGACAATAGCTTGAGCATTGGACACACGCCGCTGGTGCGTCTCAATCGCCTCACGCGCGGTCTGCCGGCCACGGTCGTGGGCAAGATCGAAGGGCGCAACCCGGCCTACTCGGTCAAGTGCCGCATCGGTGCGGCGATGATCTGGGCGGCGGAGCGCAACGGGCAGCTCAAGCCCGGCTCGCGGGACACGACGGTCGTCGAGCCCACCAGCGGCAACACCGGCATCGCGCTGGCCTACGTCTGTGCCGCGCGCGGCTACCCCCTGGTGCTGACGATGCCGGAGACGATGTCGCTCGAGCGGCGGCGGATGTTGCGCGCCTTCGGCGCCGAGCTGGTGCTGACCGAGGGCGCCAAGGGGATGCCCGGGGCAATCGCCAAGGCCGAGGAGATCGTCGCCAGCGATCCCCAGCGGCACTTCATGCCGCAGCAATTCTGCAACGCCGCCAATCCGAACATCCACTTCCAGACCACGGGGCCCGAGATCTGGGACGACACCGAGGGCGCGATCGACGTCTTCGTCGCTGGCGTGGGCACGGGCGGCACGATCACCGGCGTGGGGCGCTACCTAAAGCAGCGGCCACGCCCGGTGCGGCTGGTCGCCGTCGAGCCGGAGGCGTCGCCGGTGCTGACGGCGCTGCGCCAGGGTGAGACGCCGCGCCCCGGACCGCACAAGATTCAGGGCATCGGCGCTGGCTTCAAGCCGGAGGTGCTCGACCTCGACCTCGTCGATGAGATCGCCACGGTCTCGAACGAGGAGTCGATCGAGACGGCGCGCCGGCTGCACCGCGAGGAAGGCATCACCTGCGGCATTTCTTGCGGCGCCGCCGTGGCGGCTGCACTGCGCGTCGCGGGCCGCCCCGAAAGCGCCGGCAAGCTGATCGTGACCGTGCTCCCGGATGCGGGCGAGCGCTACCTGTCGAGCGTGCTCTTCGAGAACATCTCGATCTAG
- a CDS encoding Rrf2 family transcriptional regulator: MRVSQRAAYAVGAMLDLALHGARGGVRTAEIAQRTAAPEKFLEAVMRDLQRAGFVSSKRGPDGGHRLLRDAGHLTVGAIVEAIDGPFARPGRGELPPSVERGAAEACLSALWGRLEAAMRAAVESVTLEDLRRQVEGHGALDFVI, from the coding sequence ATGCGTGTTTCGCAACGAGCCGCGTACGCTGTGGGGGCGATGCTCGACCTGGCGCTGCATGGGGCCCGCGGCGGGGTTCGCACCGCGGAGATCGCCCAACGTACCGCGGCGCCGGAGAAGTTCCTCGAGGCCGTGATGCGCGACCTTCAGCGCGCCGGCTTCGTGTCGAGCAAGCGTGGCCCCGACGGTGGGCATCGCCTGCTCCGCGATGCGGGACATCTGACGGTGGGGGCGATCGTCGAGGCGATCGATGGTCCCTTCGCGCGACCCGGGCGTGGCGAGCTGCCGCCGAGCGTCGAACGCGGCGCCGCCGAGGCTTGCCTCAGCGCCCTCTGGGGTCGGCTCGAGGCGGCGATGCGCGCCGCTGTGGAATCGGTGACCCTCGAGGATCTGCGCCGCCAGGTCGAAGGCCACGGGGCCCTCGATTTCGTGATCTAA
- a CDS encoding 3'-5' exonuclease → MNILTFDIETVPDVEFGRRLLDAPAALDDAAIAEAMESRLPPREGGGGAFLPPHQHRVVAISCALRSGESFKLWSLGEPEAPEEDLVQRFFDGLERLGPTLVSWNGRGFDLPVLGYRALRHGVAAPRYWEQGDQDPGYRWNNYLSRFHWRHIDLMDVLGGYQGRAWARLDEVARLLGLPGKLGASGGSVWSWYLAGERERIRAYCELDVLNTYLVYLRFEVFRGRLSPVALQEEHALVRETLLASGKPHHAEFLAAWGPPADP, encoded by the coding sequence ATGAATATCCTGACCTTCGATATCGAGACCGTGCCGGATGTCGAGTTTGGTCGACGCCTGCTCGACGCGCCAGCGGCGCTCGACGACGCTGCCATAGCCGAGGCGATGGAGTCGCGGCTGCCGCCGCGCGAGGGTGGGGGCGGCGCGTTCTTGCCGCCGCATCAGCACCGCGTGGTCGCCATCAGCTGCGCGCTGCGCAGCGGGGAGTCCTTCAAGCTCTGGAGCCTCGGCGAGCCGGAGGCCCCGGAGGAAGATCTGGTGCAGCGCTTCTTCGACGGGCTGGAGCGACTGGGCCCGACGCTCGTCTCCTGGAACGGGCGCGGCTTCGATCTGCCAGTGCTGGGGTATCGGGCTCTGCGTCATGGGGTGGCAGCCCCGCGCTACTGGGAGCAGGGCGACCAGGATCCCGGCTATCGCTGGAACAACTACCTCAGCCGCTTCCATTGGCGGCACATCGATCTGATGGATGTGCTCGGCGGCTATCAGGGCCGCGCCTGGGCGCGGCTCGACGAGGTCGCGCGCCTGCTCGGCCTGCCAGGCAAGCTCGGCGCCAGTGGTGGCAGCGTCTGGTCCTGGTACCTGGCAGGAGAGCGCGAACGCATTCGCGCCTACTGCGAGCTCGACGTGCTCAATACCTACCTGGTCTACTTGCGCTTCGAGGTCTTTCGTGGCCGGCTCAGTCCGGTCGCACTGCAAGAGGAGCATGCGCTCGTCCGGGAGACCCTGCTGGCCTCGGGCAAGCCGCACCACGCCGAGTTTCTCGCGGCCTGGGGTCCGCCGGCCGACCCGTAG
- a CDS encoding zinc ribbon domain-containing protein has protein sequence MPIYEYKCERCERQFEVLLKTTEKAKCPHCGGAKLKQQLSVFAVGGASGGGMDALPDACRSCGDPRGPGACGMR, from the coding sequence GTGCCGATCTACGAATACAAGTGCGAGCGGTGCGAGCGCCAATTCGAGGTGCTCCTGAAGACGACCGAGAAGGCCAAGTGCCCGCACTGCGGCGGCGCCAAGCTGAAGCAGCAGCTCTCGGTCTTCGCCGTCGGCGGCGCCAGCGGCGGCGGCATGGACGCCCTGCCCGATGCCTGCCGCAGCTGCGGTGATCCGCGCGGCCCCGGCGCCTGCGGCATGCGCTAG
- a CDS encoding ATP-dependent 6-phosphofructokinase has protein sequence MARRVRPRCVGILTSGGDCQGLNAAIRAVGKTAINAYGMEVIGILDGFRGLVQNRSRRLTDDELSGILTHGGTILGTSRDKPDAFLMGDQVIDMTSTAVENYRRLHLDYLICLGGGGTQKNALKLLKRSDALRIITLPKTIDNDIAETDVSFGFDTAVQIATEAIDRLHSTASSHHRVMVVEVMGHKTGWLAAAAGLAGGADVVLIPEIPYSIDVVAADLIERSRKGKKFSIIAVAEGALSQQEARAKEEREQAKEHHGDKARAGRKSKEKDREKEKERAKESKASARGDDERSSSAAPPEPSPAPISVGVRIREELERRTRLQTRLTTLGHTQRGGTPSATDRILATKLGTRTVELMIEGLSGVMLAVRGEAIVPVPLEQVAGKRKVVPLDHPILQSLRQLHICLGSE, from the coding sequence ATGGCGAGAAGGGTGCGGCCGCGTTGCGTGGGCATCTTGACCTCGGGCGGCGACTGCCAGGGGCTCAACGCGGCGATTCGTGCGGTCGGCAAGACCGCGATCAATGCCTACGGCATGGAGGTGATCGGTATCCTCGATGGCTTCCGCGGGCTGGTGCAGAATCGCAGCCGGCGCCTGACCGACGATGAGCTCTCGGGGATCCTGACCCACGGGGGCACGATCCTCGGCACCAGCCGCGACAAGCCTGACGCCTTCCTGATGGGCGATCAGGTGATCGACATGACCTCGACCGCGGTGGAGAACTACCGCCGCCTGCACCTCGACTACCTGATTTGCCTCGGTGGGGGTGGCACGCAGAAGAACGCGCTCAAGCTGCTCAAGCGCTCCGACGCCCTGCGCATCATCACGCTGCCCAAGACGATCGACAACGACATCGCCGAGACGGATGTCTCCTTTGGCTTCGACACGGCCGTGCAGATCGCCACCGAGGCGATCGACCGGCTGCACTCGACTGCCTCGAGCCACCATCGCGTGATGGTCGTCGAGGTGATGGGGCATAAGACCGGCTGGCTGGCCGCCGCGGCGGGGCTGGCGGGCGGCGCCGATGTGGTCTTGATTCCGGAGATTCCCTACTCGATCGATGTGGTCGCCGCCGATCTGATCGAGCGCAGCCGCAAGGGCAAGAAGTTCTCGATCATCGCGGTCGCCGAAGGCGCGCTCTCGCAGCAGGAGGCGCGGGCCAAGGAAGAGCGTGAGCAGGCCAAGGAGCACCATGGCGATAAGGCCCGCGCCGGGCGCAAGTCGAAGGAGAAGGACAGGGAAAAGGAAAAGGAGCGCGCGAAGGAGTCGAAGGCCTCGGCACGCGGCGACGACGAGCGTTCGTCCAGCGCCGCGCCGCCGGAGCCCAGCCCCGCGCCGATCTCCGTCGGCGTGCGCATCCGCGAGGAGCTCGAGCGGCGCACGAGGCTGCAGACGAGGCTCACCACCCTCGGCCATACGCAGCGCGGCGGCACGCCCTCGGCTACCGATCGGATCCTCGCCACCAAGCTCGGCACGCGCACTGTCGAGCTGATGATCGAGGGCCTCTCCGGGGTGATGCTCGCCGTGCGTGGTGAAGCGATTGTGCCGGTGCCGCTGGAGCAGGTGGCGGGCAAGCGTAAGGTCGTGCCCCTCGACCACCCGATCCTGCAGAGCCTACGGCAGCTCCACATCTGTTTGGGCAGCGAATGA